The following is a genomic window from Strigops habroptila isolate Jane chromosome 18, bStrHab1.2.pri, whole genome shotgun sequence.
GAGAATTTTAAAGAGCATTGAGGAGCTTGAGAAATTGCACTGGGAGAATTGGAAAATGGTGTCATTCCACATCAGAAGTAACAAAGGTAGTTTTCCAGTGGGTCTGTGTTCTGTAATTTGCCTGATTCTTTAAGAGAATTCAACTTAGTCTGTTATGAGTTTACATCTTGTTAAACACTCTGTGTTTGACACGGGAAGAGAAATTGTGAAAGCTTTAACTGCTGGAAAACCTGTAGAGTGAAACCTGtctcagctgcagaacagaGTTGAAATAGGAGAGAAATCTTAATACTTGAGCTGTGGCTTCTTTGGTGTCAAACACTCATCTGGGATTTCATGTCTGAGACAGCCTAAAAAGTAACTGCTGCTCCTCTTTGTAGAAGAGGAGGGACCAAAGTGACAAATGTAGAGGGGAAACGTCTCCTCTGTTGTCCTCCTCGCAGGTGACTTGCCCCTGAACTCCCTGGTCTCTGAGGCTTTTGTGCAGTTCTTTGTGGAGATCGTTGGACACTATTCCCTGCACATGAACGTCACGGAGAGAGGGGAGCGCGTGTTCCAGCGGGAGCTGTTCCGCAAGTCTCACGTCTCGCGCAATGTGCGGCACTTCCTGCACTTCTTCATGGAAACACAGATGTTTGCAGGCTTCATCCAGGACCGAGAGCTGAGAAAGAACCCGGTCAAAGGTGAGGCTGGATCTTACTTTCCTGTTTTACAGACTCGCTTTCAGAGTCTTATGCCAGGTGACTTTAACTCTTAGGACACCTTTTGTCCTGGCGAGTTATCCCACTGGCATTTTGGTGTCAATGGTAGCTCCTGCCCTTCTAATCTAGGGCTGAAGCAAAGAATTTTTACATCTCTCATCCTGTAGCCTACATCACACCCATGATTTCCTTTTTGTAACGTCCTTGTTAATGATACAAGCTGTCACATGCTAAAAGATGGAATAGCTCTTCTATTAGGTGAGTGattgtttctggtttttctcttttaggcCTGTTTGAGGTCCGTGCTTTGGAGTATTTGGAGAGTATTCCAGGGACTGAACCGACTGGAATGAACAAAATCCTTCGCAGTCTTGGTAAAGGGACACCCTTGCTTTGTGttgattgtttttatttatttaaatgaatcacagagtggttggggttggaagggaccttaagatcgtccagttccaaccccctgccatgggtagggatgcctcacactagaccatacCACCCAAGactgtgcaacctggccttgaacaccgccagggatggagcatttaccacttcttcgggcagcctgtgccagcgcctcagcaccctggCAGGGAAGGCTTTTGCTATTGATCGAATAACTGCATGGGAAAGAGAGCAGAGCCGCCTCTTTGCCTCGTGCGCTcgtgttttgttttcagttgccCCTTCAGCGGTGCTGAACACTTCGTGTCTCTTTCATTTCTCCACAGGCAGTAAAATGAAGTTTCTCCAGAAGCGATGAGcaggcgctgctgctgctgcgggccAGCGGCGGCCGGGACTGCCGCCTGCCCTGCGGCCGGAGCCGGGCtcctctgtggctgcaggaggctggggcCGGGCGCGGCTCCCGCCTTATTAAACCATTAATTCAGCGTCACTGAACCGGCCCGAGCCTCAGCCTGCCCCCGCCGCGCGGCCGCgggcgggaggggcggggccagcACCGGGGGGGCGGGGTCAGGACATGAAGGGGCGGAGCCAGAGCGATGGGGCGGGGTCAGGACATGAAGGGGCGGAGCCAGAGCGATGGGGCGGGGTGAAGGTGGGGAGATGGCCCCGGGAGGGGCGGGGTCTCGCGGCGGGGGGGCGGGGCCGCGTGTCCCGCGCAGTGCCGTGGCCGGGGTGGGGCGCGCAGGCGCAGAGCGGGGCCGGGTGGATCATGGCGGGCCCCGGGCTGGTGGCGGGGGACGTAGTGGTGGACGCGCTGCCCTACTTCGACCAGGGCTACGAGGCGCCGGGCGTCCGGGAGGCGGTGAGTGCGggccggggcgcggcggcgggcgggggccggCAGCCGACGTGCCTGACGCCCTGTGTGCGCTAGGCCGCGGCGCTGGTGGAGGAGGAGACGCGGCGGTACCGGCCCACCAAGAACTACCTCAGCTACCTGCCGGCGCACGACTTCAGCGCGTTCGAGGTGAGGAGCACCGAGCTCCCCCGtcccctgccccttcccccGGCCGGGCTCCCCCCGCCGCCTCACCCGCGCCTTCCCCGCAGACCGAGATCATGCGGAACGAGTTCGAGCGCCTGGCGGCCCGGCAgcccctggagctgctcagcaTGAAGAGGTGAGCGGGGCGCCCGGGGGGGACCAGCCCGAGAGCGGGGCACCCGCGCCTCCTCCTGAGGCGGGCGGGCGGTCTGTTGCAGGTACGAGCTGCCGGCGCCGTCCTCCGGGCAGAAGAACGACATCACGGCGTGGCAGGAGTGCGTGAACAACTCCATGGCGCAGCTGGAGCACCAGGCGGTGCGCATCGAGAACCTGGAGCTCATGTCACAGCACGGCTGTAACGCCTGGAAGGTGTACAACGAGTAAGGCTTTGCGGGACCTCGCTGAAGTTCTGACTTCAGCTTCTGTGtggctgctgtgttttcctgtgtaTGTAGGGGGATCTTTAGAATGtaccatagaatcccagactggtttgtgttgaagggaccttaaagctcatccagtcccaacctcccgccatgggcagggacaccttccactagagcaggttgctccaagcccctgtgtccaacctggccttgaacactgccagggatggggcagccacaatcACGAGTTCTGGACTCACTCCTGCGGGTCCACAtctttcttatgttgggggccccaaGGAGTGAGGAGCACAGACTGCATTGAGAACAAGTTGTCTGGTGTTTGTATTGAGGTGGCTTTTTGTGTCCTTACTTAAATGGGTCAGGTCCAGCAATTGTATGTTTTCCTAACACTTTGCTTCCATTCTACTCTTAGACATCTGGTTCATATGATAGAACAAGCCCAGAAAGAGCTTCAGAAGTTGAGGTgagtcatttttttccatatttttcagaatgaagtTGAAAGGAAAGTGAGCCCCTTCCCCCAGGCTGTGCAAGGCTCGTGTGTATGCTGCTGCCAcagtcacaggaaaaaagacCCAGTAACAACAGTAATTAACAGATCTGACTCTGCCGTCCCCACGCAGTTACATTCATAATGCCCACTCCACTCAAactctgtttgtttggtttgattttggttaGTCTGAACCTCTGTTTTGAACAGGATGGACTGAAGTGGAATCCTCTCTGTAATGCAGTCATGTCTTCTTCCCATTGCTGATAGACTTACTTAGTGTGCAGTTGTCTGCCTGATGTTAGGTCTGGCCTATTAAGGTAGATGCTTTAATGAGTTTACAGAGATGGATCACTCGGGGTGAGCAGTGTGAACTGAGGTCTACTTAG
Proteins encoded in this region:
- the BCAS2 gene encoding pre-mRNA-splicing factor SPF27 isoform X2, with protein sequence MAGPGLVAGDVVVDALPYFDQGYEAPGVREAAAALVEEETRRYRPTKNYLSYLPAHDFSAFETEIMRNEFERLAARQPLELLSMKRYELPAPSSGQKNDITAWQECVNNSMAQLEHQAVRIENLELMSQHGCNAWKVYNEPQGVRSTDCIENKLSGVCIETSGSYDRTSPERASEVEEKHSGSELATKEHAAHSWGQAPRNGIHMGVSCQ
- the BCAS2 gene encoding pre-mRNA-splicing factor SPF27 isoform X1, coding for MAGPGLVAGDVVVDALPYFDQGYEAPGVREAAAALVEEETRRYRPTKNYLSYLPAHDFSAFETEIMRNEFERLAARQPLELLSMKRYELPAPSSGQKNDITAWQECVNNSMAQLEHQAVRIENLELMSQHGCNAWKVYNEHLVHMIEQAQKELQKLRKNIQDLNWQRKNMQLTAGAKLREMESTWVSLVSKNYEIERTIVQLENEISQIKQQHGEANKENIQQDFQ
- the BCAS2 gene encoding pre-mRNA-splicing factor SPF27 isoform X3; the encoded protein is MAGPGLVAGDVVVDALPYFDQGYEAPGVREAAAALVEEETRRYRPTKNYLSYLPAHDFSAFETEIMRNEFERLAARQPLELLSMKRYELPAPSSGQKNDITAWQECVNNSMAQLEHQAVRIENLELMSQHGCNAWKVYNEKNIQDLNWQRKNMQLTAGAKLREMESTWVSLVSKNYEIERTIVQLENEISQIKQQHGEANKENIQQDFQ